Genomic DNA from Anguilla anguilla isolate fAngAng1 chromosome 17, fAngAng1.pri, whole genome shotgun sequence:
TCGATGAGTGGgtggaaataaatacagactGATATTTTTATCCGTCCTCAGTGTTTGCCTGAGTCACAGCTGGCCTGTGCTTATAAGCCCTGGGGAGAGATTAGGATCAGTtctgagcaggagaggagagagttcTGAGCAGGAACAGACGGAGTTCTGAGCAGGAGAGAGTTCTGAGCAGAAGAGGAGAGAGTtctgaggaggagcagagagagcagagagagttctgaggaggagcagagagagcagagagagttcTGAGCAGACGGAGTtctgagcaggagaggagagagcagagagagttcTGAGCAGACGGAGTtctgagcaggagaggagagagcagagagagttcTGAGCAGACGGAGTtctgagcaggagaggagagagcagagagagttcTGAGCAGACGGAGTtctgagcaggagaggagagagcagagagagttcTGAGCAGACGGAGTtctgagcaggagaggagagagcagagagagttcTGAGCAGACGGAGTtctgagcaggagaggagagagcagagagagttcTGAGCAGACGGAGTtctgagcaggagaggagagagcagagagagttcTGAGCAGACGGAGTtctgagcaggagaggagagagcagagagagttcTGAGCAGACGGAGTtctgagcaggagaggagagagcagagagagttcTGAGCAGACGGAGTtctgagcaggagaggagagagcagagagagttcTGAGCAGGAGAGTTCTGAGCAGAGAGAGTTCTGAGCAGAGGGCGTTCTGAGGAGGAGCACATAGCAGTAGAGTTCACATACAGCAGTACTGCTCTTCCGATGGGATCCACGGCAACACGCATCGTCGCTATGGTCATGCTGGGCATCGCTGCCCGCTGCCACGGTAACCACCGCTCTACACCCACAGGCTCGCAGCCTCACCACTctacacgcacacgctcgcagTTCAATTTTTAGAAAAGCAAGGACATGCAAGGATGCTCTGCAACAAAGAGGAACACTCGCTGCAGAGAGTATGAGCGCTGCTTCACATAAGACTGCAAAACTATATGTTTGAATGTACAGCATTAAAGTGGTAATGGTTTTACAAttacatcaataataatccagtttaacaaccggtaatttgctttttaaagctgtgtttaacaAGGACCTATATGTTATATACTATATAGGTCATATGGTGTATGAGCATATGACTGCATGGCTGTAGGACCGTACTGACTGTATGATCTGCATGTTACCGTGTGGACCACTTGATCTCCAGGCTGCAGTGGTGTTGAGGTCTCGGTAAAGCGCGGTGACTCAGTGGTGAAACAGGCCTGTaggtgtgtgctgtgggtcGTGGCGTAGCGTACGGCTcacgggtggggtggggggcggctcTCTCTGGTTTCAGACCCCCCCCAGCGGAGCATGGAGAGCTTCATCGCGGCGGTGGAGCAGGTGGAAGCGTGGAACCCGGAGCTGAAGGGCGTGGCCCTGCTGAGGAGCctccgggggtggggggggctggacgGCCCTCTCGTCCGACACTTCCTGGGTCCCCCCAGCGAGGAGGCTCCCCCCACGCTCCCTTCCGCGGCGTCCGACTTCTTCCGGAGCATGATTGGTCACCGGGTCACCGAGGCCAGGGAGGAAGAGGGCGTGGTCCTGACGCAGGACGGCACCACGGTCGCCCTGGCTCCGCTCATTTTGGGCCTGGAGGCAGGGCTGCTGGCGGGGGAGGGGTCCTCTCTGTCGGGGGTGTACGCCCTCGCCCTGGCCCAGACCCTGGGCCTGTCCTTCCTCCGCTCCCCGCTCCCGGACAGCCTGGGCCCAGATGGCTGCTGGGATAACGTGACATCGCCGCGGGCCTTCGCGCTCTCCGGGACGCCCTCCCTGGCGACGGACGCGCTCGTCAACGGCGGGATGGACGGCGTGGTCCTCGGGACGGAGCTCTTCGGCCACGCCCCCGAGCGCCCGCCCGTCCTGAGCGGCCTCCTGCGGCGGTACTACCAGCACCGCCTGCGGGACGGCGGGTtgggctccgccccccgcctcATCAGCCCCCGCCGCCGGCAGAACTTCCGGGAGCTggtgagccccgccctgctgcgGGAGCAGGTGCGCGAGGCGCTGGCGCTGCGCCGCCGCCTGGCCGAAGACCCCGCCCTGGCCCAGGGGGCGGAGACCGAGGCCGCCGCGCTCGGCGCGGGGCTGGAGCTGTTCGTCCGCAGGTACACAGGTGAGCACGACCCCCAGCCGAAGCAGGGAGGGGACCAGGAGGGTGCTGCACTACTGAACGCCCCCAGTGCAGGAATGAGCGAAATAAACCATTAACCAACCAACACACTGATTAACCAACCAACACACTAATAAACCAACCAACACactaaccaaccaaccaacacACTAATTAACCAACCAACACactaaccaaccaaccaacacACTAATTAACCAACCAACACACTAACCAACCAACACACTAATAAACCAACCAACACactaaccaaccaaccaacacACTAACCAACCAACACACTAATAAACCAACCAACACactaaccaaccaaccaacacACTAACCAACCAACACACTAACCAAACAACCAACACATGAATTAACCAACCAACACGCTAACGAAGCGAGCCATGATTATTTGACAGTGTTAGTCTAATCAGTTCTAACTTCACTGATAATGAAGAAAGAGGCTGTgaccaaaatgcaaaaataacagCCCCACTAACCACCCTATCAGTAACCCAGTCAATCAGTTATTACTGGCCCCCCAAAAAGGGACGTtgtaggtgcaggtttttgttttttcctaaCACTAAGCCATCTCATTCAACTTTTCGATGTTTTGATTAAAGACCACGATTAGTTAAccagttgaatcaggtgtcatagcgCTGGGCTAACGCAAAAAACCTGCATTCACACCGGCCCTAATTTTTACTGGGCTTGTGTAAACAGTTTCAGCCCCACCGGTTGTTAAAAGCGGCCCTgcgtccctctccccctccgctAGAGTGTCCCGCCATCATCCCGCGGTGCCAGTGGGAGGCGGAGCCGTACCGGGGCACGCCCACCCTGCTGGCCCTGCCCCTGTCCTTCCTGTACGTGCACCACACCTACGAGCCGAGCCGGCCCTGCCTGACCTTCCAGCAGTGCGCCGCAGACATGAGGTCCATGCAGCGCTTCCACCAGGACGACCGCGGCTGGGACGACATCGGATACAGGTGCTGCCCCAACGCCGCCGCGCGCGCGCCACGACACGCCATACCACGTTATGTCATGCTACACCAAGCTACGTCATGCtacaacacaccacaccataCCATACCACACCACGCCACACCATACCATGCTACGTCACGAAATGCTACAACACGACACGTCCTGCTACACCATGCTACACTGCACCATCCCACACTACGCTACGTCACGAACCGCCACGTCATGCTACGTCACACTGCACCATCCCACACTACGCTACGTCACAGACCGCCACGTCATGCtacaacacaccacaccataCCATACCACACCACGCCACACCATACCATGCTACGTCACGAAATGCTACAACACGACACGTCCTGCTACACCATGCTACACTGCACCATCCCACACTACCCTACATCACGAACCGCCACGTCATGCTACATCATGCTACAACACGACACGTCATGCTACGTCACACTGCACCGGGCCACACCACACCATACCGCGCTACGTCACGTCAAACCACGTCACCATGACACCCTGATAACGTTTCATTACATGTCAGCCATGCAGCagacagacactcttatccagagcggcttgTGCAGCTTTCTGCATTTACACTCAGAATCCAAGTATACAGCTGGACAAATACTGAAATTCAGATGAAGTACCTCGCTCACGGGTAAAACGGCAGCGtcgatgaccccccccccccccccaccagcttCGTGGCGGGCTCGGACGGGTACATCtacgaggggcggggctggaacTGGCGCGGAGCTCACACCAAGGGCCAGAACTCCCGCGGCTACGGCGTGTCCATCATCGGGGACTACACGACCGACCTGCCGTCCCGCCCGACTCTGGAGCTGGTCCGGGACCGGCTGACGGCCTGCGCGGTGGGCGGGGACCGGCTGATCGCCAACTACACCGTCCACGGCCACCGCCAGCTGGTCAACACCTCCTGCCCCGGCGACGCCCTCTTCTCGGAGATCCAGGGATGGGCGCACTTCAGGGTAAAGACCAGACTGACCGCGTTTAGGCCGTCCTGACCGTATGACCGCAACACCGCCTGACATCCGACTGTGCAGTCCTACCGCATGATCATAGGGACTGTACTGTACAAACCGCATGGACTACAATGCCTGTAGGTATGAGCAGACTGTACGTCTGTGAGGCTGTCAAACCCTGACTTCTTATCCTTTAGAAAATATGTTCACATGTTATGAGAAAGATCAGTGAACATGGTGGTCTGACCTGAACTTGCTTTACTGCTTGGTAAAGGCCTGTTCATTACATGGCATTCTGTGCCCAGGACAAAGCCCTTACATTCGTTTCACAGGAAGTCAGCTTACATTCCTTTACATCAGTGACAGGAAGTCACCTTACATTCCTTTACATCTGTGACAGGAAGTCAGCTTACATTCCTTTACATCAGTGACAGGAAGTCAccttacattactttacatcaGTGACAGGAAGTCACCTTACATTCCTTAACA
This window encodes:
- the pglyrp6 gene encoding peptidoglycan recognition protein 6 isoform X1, which produces MGSTATRIVAMVMLGIAARCHDPPQRSMESFIAAVEQVEAWNPELKGVALLRSLRGWGGLDGPLVRHFLGPPSEEAPPTLPSAASDFFRSMIGHRVTEAREEEGVVLTQDGTTVALAPLILGLEAGLLAGEGSSLSGVYALALAQTLGLSFLRSPLPDSLGPDGCWDNVTSPRAFALSGTPSLATDALVNGGMDGVVLGTELFGHAPERPPVLSGLLRRYYQHRLRDGGLGSAPRLISPRRRQNFRELVSPALLREQVREALALRRRLAEDPALAQGAETEAAALGAGLELFVRRYTECPAIIPRCQWEAEPYRGTPTLLALPLSFLYVHHTYEPSRPCLTFQQCAADMRSMQRFHQDDRGWDDIGYSFVAGSDGYIYEGRGWNWRGAHTKGQNSRGYGVSIIGDYTTDLPSRPTLELVRDRLTACAVGGDRLIANYTVHGHRQLVNTSCPGDALFSEIQGWAHFREVQP
- the pglyrp6 gene encoding peptidoglycan recognition protein 6 isoform X2, whose protein sequence is MESFIAAVEQVEAWNPELKGVALLRSLRGWGGLDGPLVRHFLGPPSEEAPPTLPSAASDFFRSMIGHRVTEAREEEGVVLTQDGTTVALAPLILGLEAGLLAGEGSSLSGVYALALAQTLGLSFLRSPLPDSLGPDGCWDNVTSPRAFALSGTPSLATDALVNGGMDGVVLGTELFGHAPERPPVLSGLLRRYYQHRLRDGGLGSAPRLISPRRRQNFRELVSPALLREQVREALALRRRLAEDPALAQGAETEAAALGAGLELFVRRYTECPAIIPRCQWEAEPYRGTPTLLALPLSFLYVHHTYEPSRPCLTFQQCAADMRSMQRFHQDDRGWDDIGYSFVAGSDGYIYEGRGWNWRGAHTKGQNSRGYGVSIIGDYTTDLPSRPTLELVRDRLTACAVGGDRLIANYTVHGHRQLVNTSCPGDALFSEIQGWAHFREVQP